The Halostella litorea region AGGTAGACCTCGTCGACCGTCACGACCGTACCGTCGTCGCTGATCTCACCGCTGAAGGAGACCTGGGACGGCTGGACGTCACCAACCGTGCCGGTCTGGGCATCGTCCAGCTGGGACTCGCCCTCGTAGAGGACGTCGACGGTGAAGTTGTCACCGGCGGACGCGTCCTCGCTGAAGTCGAGCTCAGCGGACCAAGTGCCGCCTTCCTGAACCGTAACCTGGTCCTCCAGGAGGAACGGCGGGCTGACGCCCTGAGCGCTGTCGACGCGGACCGTCAGCTCGGTGCCGGCGGCCTGCGTCGAGGTGCCCTCGATGGTCTGGCCAGCGGCGGCCTCGACCTCGGGCGGCGTCACGGTCGCTTCCTTGTTCACGAGGTTGAACGAGTCGCTGACGGACTCGTCCTCGTCGCCCGTGAGGGCGGAGTCCTCGGAGATGAGGAACTCGGTCGTGTAGCTACCGTCGCTCGGGCTAGCACTGTTGAGCTGAGTAGTGTCGACAACGACGTAGTAGGTGTCGTTGGCGCCGTCAGCGTAGACCGTGCTGTTGTTCGGACCCGGAGTGAAGCTCTTCGCCTGACGGTTCGGCTTCGGATTGTCCTGCGTGACGGTCAGACTGACGTTGTCGTTGTTGTTGATCAGGGTGAACAGACTGCCCTGGTCCTCAACGACACCCGACAGACCGGACGCGTCAAGCTCGTGGATGATGTAGTCGTCGGTCGCGATGCTGCTGTCCTCGGTCACGGCGTCCGTGACGTCAGCGAACTCGGAGAAGTCCTCGGCAGCCGGCGCGGTGCCGATGCTGAGGTCGTTCGTCGAACGGCTCTGGAGGTTCAGCGACGCGCGTGCGTCGGAACTGGCCGTGTAGTCGTCACCGGCACGCACGGAGATGTCGTACGTGGTGGTGGCGAGCAGGCCGGAATCGAGGGCAGAGTCGTTCTGGAAGTCGAGCACGTCGTCGCCCGTCACGGAGATCGCGTTGTCCGTGCCGGCCTGGAACGTGTTGTACTGGACGGTGACCTCGCCGTCGCCGTCGTCGTCGATGACGGTGGCGTTGGCCTGGTAACCGTCGTTGTCGATGTTACCGATCGTGATCGACGCGGTGTCGGTGTTCTCCAGATTGACGGTGAACTCCGCGATGTCACCGACCTGCTGGGTGATGAGGCGGCTCTGGAAGCTGGTGTCCTCGTCACCTGCGGCGGTCACGTTGAGCGACACGGTATCTTCCGCGTCCGTGTCGTTCACGTCGAAGCTCAGGTCGTACTCGTCAGCGGAGACGCCGCTGAAGTTACCGGTAACGGAACCGCCACCGGAAACCCGAAGCTTGACGGTGTCGCCGTACTCCTCGTTGACGTTCGCGTCCGAGAAGACCTCGGATGCGTTCAGACCGTCCGCGGAGACGTTCACGTAGAACGTACCACGGTTGGAGTCGATGTCGAACGTCTCGGTGGAGCCGTCGTTAACGACCGTACCGTCGTCGGCCGACACGGTGAAGTCCTGCGCGGCGACTTCGAACGTGTAGACACGGTCACCGCCGACCGTCAGGTCGTAGGTGCCGTCGAGACCCGACGTCGAGATCAGCGTCCCCTGACCACTCGAGTCAGCGGTACGCTCACGCACGAGGTTGCCGGTCTCGTTGTTACGGATCTGATAATCCTCGCTTTGGTTGAATGCTACTCCATTACCTGCATCGGTCGAATCGAATGCCACGTAGACGTCCTGTCCTTGCCAGAAGGTTTCCCCGTCCTGATTCAGGGTATCGTCGCCGTCGCTCTGGTTCGCCGCAGCGGCGGAACCAGCGAAGGCAACGGACCCTGCAAAGACGGAGAAGACCATCAGCGCGGCCAGGAACAGGCCACGGAACTTCTCTGTTTTGCTTGTCATGTTTGGTTTTGGATTGCTGTACCGGCAACGGTAGCTTTCTCTGCCGCAAATGCACCCGTGAACGGGGTGCGACCATCGATACTCGCTACTGTCACCATGGGTAGGGGTACGATTGTTACCGTTGTTCCGTCGTTATAAATGCTTTGTGGTGGTTACACCGTGTGAGAACGCTTCACAACCCGCGTAGCGACGGCATACAGCGGGATTTCGGGCTGCCGATACAAACATCGACGGCCGCGAGGGTATATAAATAAAACCGCATCCAGTCGTTCCCGTCGTCGGACCAGTCGGCGGGTTGGGACGTCGAAACGGAGTCTCGTGCGGGCACGCTCGCGAAAGAAAATCGGCGGCGACGAGTATATACGCGTCAGGCGCGAATCCACGTCCGAAGTTCACATGGCACAAGGTACGGTGGCCTTCTTCCACGACCGGAAGGGCTACGGGTTCATCGAGACCGACGAGGCGGAGGAGGACATCTTCTTCCACATGGAGGACGTCGGCGGCCCGGACCTGGAGGAGGGCGCGGAGGTTGAGTTCGACATCGAGGAGGCCGAGAAGGGGCCGCGCGCGGTCAACCTGACGCGGCTGTAAGGTGGGGACGGGGACGACGGCGACGCCGCCGCGGAGCGACTTCGCCGGTCGGGTGGAGCGGGCACCAGAACACCCCGTCCGGCTCCCGTCAGTCCTCGCCGGCGGCGCTCCCGCGTTCCGCCATCATCGCCTCCGTCCGCCCGACCCAGCCGCCGCGGTGGAACCCGACCGCCACGTAGACCGTCGCCCACGCGTAGTAGGCCACGAGGCCGGCGTACGCCGCGACGACGCCGTAGTCGAGGCGGACGCCGACGACGTAGGAGAGGCCGAGCATCCAGAAGAACATCCCCGTGAGCCGGGCGAGGAAGGGCGTCCGCGTGTCGCTGCCGCTTGTGAGCGCCCCGGCGAGCACGATGTAGACGGCCGTGAACGGCGCGGCCGCGGCGAACGCGCGGGTGAAGCCGACCGCGTACCGCGCGGTTTCGGGGTCGTCGGTGAAGACGGCGACGAGCGGTTCGGCCGCGACGAAGAGGACGACGCCGAGCGACCCGACGGTGACGAGGCCCAGCAGCGCGGCGGCCCAGCCCCCGTAGCGCGCGCCGGCGGCGTCGCCCTCGCCGAGCGACTGCCCGACGACGATGCCCGTCCCGGTGCGGTACCCCCGCGACAGCGGCGCGGTGATCTGCTGATAGGCGCGCCGTCCGATCTGGTAGCCTGCGTTGACCTCGGTTCCGAACACGAGCAGGATCGAGTTGAACGGGAAGTCCATGACGAACGTCGCCACGCCCTCCAGAATCCGCGGGAAACTGATCGCGAGCAACTGTCTGGTGACGGTCCAGTCGCCAGGCCACACCAGGGACGCGGGCGTCCAGGGCCCCCACATGGCGACGAGGAGCGCGCCGGCGGTGAAGACGTTGCCGAAGGCCGTCGCGATGCCGACGCCGACGATGCCAAGCCGCGGCGCGGGGCCGAGGCCCAGGCCGAGGGCGACCGTTCCAGCGATGTTCAGCGCGTTCGACAGCCCGTTGACGTACATGGGCGTCCGCGTGTCGCCGGTCCCCTGTACCGACCGGGCGGCCACGAGCGCGACGTGGCGGGCCGGGCTGGTGGCGAGGACGATAGCGAGGTAGATGCCGCCCATCCGAACCACGTCCGCGCCGGCCCCGAGCACCTGTATCGCCCAGTCGCCGAGCAGGAGGCCGAAGGCGACGAACGGCAAGCCGGCGAGGGCACCGATCGCCACCGCCTGCGTCACCGCCTGGTCGCGGTTCGCCTCGGCGCCGCTCCCGGTGTCCTGGCTGGAGAGCGCGATGACGCCGCTGCCCAGCCCCAGCCCGATCCGCAGGGGGAGACGGGCGTAGAGGTCGGCGAGCCCGACGGCGGCGATGGCCGCGGGCGAGAACAGCCCGGTGACGACGATGTCCGTCGTCCGCATCAGCGTCCGCAGGAACTGCTCGACCATCACCGGCCACGAGAGGTCGAGGACTCGCCGCCAGACGTCGAGCAGCCGTCGGCGTCCGCCGTCGGGGAGCACTTTCCACAACTTGCGGGCGGCCCGGTTAGAACCTATCGAACGGGGAAACCGCGGGGTCAGGCACGGGCGGGGGGCGTATCGGCCGCGGCGACGA contains the following coding sequences:
- a CDS encoding MATE family efflux transporter, which produces MVEQFLRTLMRTTDIVVTGLFSPAAIAAVGLADLYARLPLRIGLGLGSGVIALSSQDTGSGAEANRDQAVTQAVAIGALAGLPFVAFGLLLGDWAIQVLGAGADVVRMGGIYLAIVLATSPARHVALVAARSVQGTGDTRTPMYVNGLSNALNIAGTVALGLGLGPAPRLGIVGVGIATAFGNVFTAGALLVAMWGPWTPASLVWPGDWTVTRQLLAISFPRILEGVATFVMDFPFNSILLVFGTEVNAGYQIGRRAYQQITAPLSRGYRTGTGIVVGQSLGEGDAAGARYGGWAAALLGLVTVGSLGVVLFVAAEPLVAVFTDDPETARYAVGFTRAFAAAAPFTAVYIVLAGALTSGSDTRTPFLARLTGMFFWMLGLSYVVGVRLDYGVVAAYAGLVAYYAWATVYVAVGFHRGGWVGRTEAMMAERGSAAGED
- a CDS encoding DUF7282 domain-containing protein, with product MTSKTEKFRGLFLAALMVFSVFAGSVAFAGSAAAANQSDGDDTLNQDGETFWQGQDVYVAFDSTDAGNGVAFNQSEDYQIRNNETGNLVRERTADSSGQGTLISTSGLDGTYDLTVGGDRVYTFEVAAQDFTVSADDGTVVNDGSTETFDIDSNRGTFYVNVSADGLNASEVFSDANVNEEYGDTVKLRVSGGGSVTGNFSGVSADEYDLSFDVNDTDAEDTVSLNVTAAGDEDTSFQSRLITQQVGDIAEFTVNLENTDTASITIGNIDNDGYQANATVIDDDGDGEVTVQYNTFQAGTDNAISVTGDDVLDFQNDSALDSGLLATTTYDISVRAGDDYTASSDARASLNLQSRSTNDLSIGTAPAAEDFSEFADVTDAVTEDSSIATDDYIIHELDASGLSGVVEDQGSLFTLINNNDNVSLTVTQDNPKPNRQAKSFTPGPNNSTVYADGANDTYYVVVDTTQLNSASPSDGSYTTEFLISEDSALTGDEDESVSDSFNLVNKEATVTPPEVEAAAGQTIEGTSTQAAGTELTVRVDSAQGVSPPFLLEDQVTVQEGGTWSAELDFSEDASAGDNFTVDVLYEGESQLDDAQTGTVGDVQPSQVSFSGEISDDGTVVTVDEVYLPNGGFVTIHDSTVGDDAIGSVLGTSEYLEAGQHTDVQVELDSAVETDQTLVAMPHMDSNDNQEYDFVSSEGDADGPYTADGSAVTAGAEVDTPLDDEDDTTTTTTTTTTTTTTTTTTTTTTTDDTTTTTTTTDDGGDGTTPSDGDGDGDGDSDSGGQPGFGISIAIVALLAAAMLALRRRD
- a CDS encoding cold-shock protein, with protein sequence MAQGTVAFFHDRKGYGFIETDEAEEDIFFHMEDVGGPDLEEGAEVEFDIEEAEKGPRAVNLTRL